The genomic region AACAGAAAAAACACTTTTGATTAGAAGTGATCTCAATGTTCCTATAAAAAATGGAATTATTCAATCTCATGCTAGAATATTAGCAGCACTTCCTACTATCGAAATAGCCATTAAACAAAATGCTAAAATAATTATTATGTCTCATTTAGGAAGACCAAAAGAAGGACATTACGAAAAAAAATATTCTTTATTACCTATATTTGAATTTTTAAAAAAACAATTAAGTCATATAAAAATATATTTTTCTAATAATTACCTTGATGGAATACAGCTTAAACCAAAAGAAATTGTTATTTTAGAAAATGTTCGATTTAATTTAGGAGAATTAGAAAATAACGATGAATTATCTAAAAAATATGCCAATCTATGCGATATCTTCGTCATGGATGCTTTTGGAAGCGCACATAGAATGCAATCATCTACTTATGGTGTAGGAAAATTTGCAAAAATAGCATGCGCTGGACCGCTTTTAATTAATGAAATAAAATGTTTAAAAAAATCATTAGAAAACCCTGAACGTCCTATGACAGCTATAGTAGGAGGTGCAAAGGTATCAACTAAATTCAATGTATTACATAAATTAGCTACAATTGCAGATACTATTATAGTTGGAGGTGGAATAGCTAATACTTTTTTAGCAATTGATTACAACATTGGAAAATCATTATATGAACCAGATTTTATTGCGGAAGCTAAAAAGATACGTGATACATATAATATTATTATACCGATTGATTCTCGCGTAGGGAAAAATTTTTCTAAAACTGAAGAATCTATAATTAGATTACCTTTTAATATAAATTCAGATGAAGAAATTATGGATTTTGGAGATGAAACTATAAAAAAAATTATTCCAATTCTTAAAATGTCCAAAACAATTATTTGGAATGGTCCGGTTGGAGTTTTTGAATTTCCCAATTTTCGTCAAGGGACTGAAACAATTGCAAAAACAATTTCAGCAAGCAATGCATTTTCTATTGCTGGAGGAGGTGATACATTGTCTGTTATAGATATGTTTAATATAAAGAATAATATCTCTTATATTTCAACTGGAGGAGGTGCTTTTTTAGAATTTATAGAAGGAAAAAAATTACCTTCAATAAGTATGTTGGAAGAAACCTATAAAAAATGCAACTAAATTAATAGAGATAAAACTTAAAACATTACGTAATAGGAAGAAAATTGAATATTTTAAATATAATAAAACCCGGTGTTGTAACTGGCAACGAAGCACGAAAAATATTTGAATTTGCTAAAAAGAAAAAATTCGCAATTCCTGCTGTAAATTGTATAGGAACAGATTCTATAAACAGTGTACTAGAGACCGCTGCTAGAATGAGAGCTCCAGTTATTATTCAATTTTCTCATGGAGGTGCTGCTTTTATTGCAGGATATAAAGAAAGATTTAAAAGTACTCAGGAACAAGCAATTCAAGGATCTATATCTGGAGCTAAACATGTACATTTGATGGCAAAATATTATAAAATTCCAGTAATACTTCACACAGATCATTGTTCAAAAGAAATATTGACATGGATTGATGAATTACTAAAAATTGGTAAAAATTATTATAAAAAATATAATAAACCCTTATTTACATCTCATATGATTGATTTATCAAAAGAAAATTTAAAAGAAAATATATCTATTTGTAGAAATTATTTAAAAAAGATGAAAAAAATCAACATGATGTTAGAAATAGAATTAGGATGTACAGGAGGAGAAGAAGATGGTGTAAATAACAATGAAATAGATAAAAAACTGCTATATACACAACCTGAAGACGTTAATTATGCTTACGAAATATTATATAAAATTAGTAATAATTTTACTATTGCTGCAGCATTTGGAAATGTACATGGTGTTTATCAACCTGGAAATGTTGATCTTAAACCTATTATCTTAAAAAATTCACAAAAATATGTCAGTATTAAACATAATTTAAAAAAAAATCCATTAAATTTAGTGTTTCATGGAGGTTCAGGATCTGATATAACAGAAATAAAAGAATCGATTAAATACGGAATAGTTAAAATGAATATTGATACAGATATGCAATGGGCTACATGGCATGGTGTATTAGACTTTTATAGAAAAAATAAAGAATTTTTACATAACCAATTAGGAAATAATACTAATAAAAATCAACCAAATAAAAAATACTATGATCCAAGATCATGGATTAGAGCCTCTCAAGAATCAATGTCAAAAAGACTAGAACAATCATTTAAGGAATTAAATGCTTGTAATATTTTATGACAATGTAAATTATACTCCGGGGAATAAAAAAACTATTCTCCGAGATATTATTATATTAAAAGTATTATAATATCTCCAAATATTAATTAAAATATACAGAGACAAAAATGGATGAATTAAATGTAGTAAACGATATTAATCATGCAGGAAATTGGTTAATGCGAAATCAAGAATTACTTGTTGAATATACAGTTAATCTGACATCTGCAATTATTATTTTAACTGTGGGAATGTTTATAGCAAAAATAATATCAAACGGAGTAAATCAAGTCCTAATAACTCGTAATATTGATGCAACAATCGCTGGATTTTTATCTGCATTAATGCGATATATCATCATCACTTTTACACTTATTGCTGCATTAGGTCGAATTGGAGTACAGACAACATCAGTAATTGCTATATTAGGAGCTGCTGGGATGACAATAGGTTTAGCATTACAGGGTTCATTATCTAATTTTGCAGCTGGTGTTTTATTAGTCACTTTAAGACCGTTAAAAACAAGTGAATATGTTGATTTAGGAAACGTAGCAGGTACTGTATTAAATATCCATATTTTCTATACAACATTACGCACTTTAGATGGGAAAATTGTAGTAGTCCCAAATAATAAAATTATTTCTGGTAATGTTATTAATTATTCAAGAGAACCTGCACGTCGTAATGAATTTATTATTAGTGTAGCATATGATTCAGACATTGATTTTGTGATAAAAGTTTTACGAAATGTAATAGAAAATGAAGACAGAGTCATTAAAGATCGAGATATTATTGTAGGACTTAGTGAATTAGCTCCATCTTCCTTAAATTTTATAGTACGTTGTTGGAGTAACACAGATGATTTACATTCTGTATACTGGGATTTAATGGTGAAGTTTAAAAAAGCACTCGATGATAATAATATCAACATCCCTTATCCTCAAATAGATGTACATTTTTATCAAAAAAGTAAAAAAAATAAATTATAAAGATATTTTTTATTTTTCAGTGTTTATTTAAAAACAATTAGGTTATTATGTTTATTATTTTTAGATCAAATAAAATAAATATACTTTTATCAAAAGTATGTCAAATTATTCAAAAAAAACCACTTTCTAATATTTTCGAAAAAGAAATTTTTATTCATGATAGTAAAATACTATTTAAATATTTAAATATATTCATTTCAAATAATATAGGAATTTCAGCAAATTTTAAATTTTATCGTCCTCATGATTTTATATGGAAAGTGTTTCAATCAATCCTGTACAAAAATAATTTAAAAAACACATGCACCCAATCTATTATAACTTGGAACATTATGAATGTGTTAAATAAAAAGAATTTTTGTGAACATATAAAAACAAAAGACAATGCATATAAAAAATTTAAATTTTCATATTTAATGGCAACAATTTTTCATCAATACCTTATATATCGTCCTAACTGGATTAACGAATGGGAACAAAATAAAAATACATGTTTAATTAACGAAGATGAAATATGGCAAGTAAAATTATGGAAAGAAATAATAAATCATTCTAAAAAAAATAATCAATCCGGTTATCATTTTGTAAATTTATTCAATTATTTTCAATCTTTAAAGAATCATAATAAAATAAAAAAAAATGTTTTACCTAATCGTATTTTTATTATTTCTTCTTTTACATTAACGCCATCGTATATAAAAATATTAAAAATTATTAGTAAATATACAAATATCTACTTTTTATATATAACACCTTTTAAAACAAATATATTTTATCCAAATACCATTAAAAATGGTAATCTTTCTCACAAAAAAAAACATCCAAATAATACAATATTATCATTATGGAGAAAATATGAAGAATATTATATAATTAAACTGATGCATTCTAAAAAAATAAAAATAACTAATTTTTTTAAAAATGAAGCAAACAAAAATATAAATTTATTAAATAATATAAAAAAAAATTTTCTTAAATTTGATTGTTTAAATTTAAAAAACATTAAAAAAAAATCATTTCTTAAAATAGACAACTCTATTTCTATAAATATTTGTGACAATAAATATAATGAAATTCAAATTTTACATGACACATTATTATTACATTTTAATAAAAATAAAAACCTAAAGCTAGATAATATAGTTGTGATTTGTGATTCAATTGATGATTATATGTCATCTATTCATGCAATATTCGAAGCAAAAAATGAAAATGAAAATCTTCCTTTTTTTATTTCTACAAAAGTTTCCAAAAAAGAAGAAAAAATATTTTTATTTTTTAATAAAATATTAAATTTATCATATAGTCGTTTTGAAAATGAAGAAATATTAGAATTTCTTAATATTCCAGAAATAGCTAATCATTTTAATATATCAGAAGACGATATAAATATTTTATATCATTGGATACAAGAAGCTAATATTCGATGGGGTATTAACTCTAAACACAAAAAAAGTTTATCACTTCCTGAACATAATGCAAATACATGGGAATGGGGTATTGAAAAACTATTACTTAGTTATGCAACTAATACCACAGAAAATGTTTGGAATGATGTCGTGTCATGTAGCGTTATTAACACTTCTAGAGCAGATCTGATAGGAAAATTAATTATTTTTATAAACGTACTGAAAAAATGGAAAAAAAAAATATCTAAATCACAATATCTTTCATGTTGGCGCTCTTTGTTTAGAGAATTTATCAATGACTTTTTTTATAAAAAAACAAATAAACCTGTTCAAAATTTACATAAATCTTGGATCAAGATGATTGATGATATTTCATATTCTAACTATACGCAAAAAATTTCAATTAAAATACTAAAAAAACATTTTAATTGTACAATAAAAAGAACATACCAAAAATTTTTACCAGGTGTTATAAATTTTTGTCATCCATCTGATATATGTTATATTCCGTTTGAAATAATATGTATTATTGGTTCAGATTATAAAAGCACTTTAAAAAATAATAAACCAAATAGTTTTATTAATATATTAAACAAATATCCATTAATTGGCGATTTAAATTTCTATGAACAGTATTGTTATTTATTTTTGCAAAATATTTCTTGTGCTCAAAAATATTTATATATAAGTTATGTAGGCACTTCTATTAAAGATGAAAGTAAAACAAGTTCCTCAATTTTAATTGAACAATTATTAGATTACATCGCATTTAATTTTTTTCCTAAACATGATTATAATCTAAATATAAAAGACAATAAAAAAAGAATTATTAATTTATTATGTAAAAATTACAAAAAAGAATATTTTTACAAAAAAGAAAATATAAAAAATACTTTAGATAACTCTATAAAAAATAAGATTAAAACAAACAACAATAAAACATATAATATAAAATTATTCAAAAATAATATTTCCAATAAAATTCATCTAAAAGATCTAATTTTTTTCTGGAAAAATCCAATACGTTATTTTTTTAATCATTCTTTAAAAATTAAATTTAGATTTCAAAAAGAAAAAATTAATAACACTGAACCTTTTTGCGTCAGTCAAATAGAGTCTTTTAAAATAAAAGAAATGTTATTGACGAACATAATCAATCAAAAAGACACCGAAAAAATTTTAAAAATTTATATTCTTTCTGGAAAATTACCTTACGGTTTTTTTGGAGAGAATATATTTAAAAAAATAAAAAAGGATATGGAATCCATAGCTAAATCAGTGATAAAACACAAGTCTGTCACAAAAGAAAAAAAAATTAATTTTATTTTAAAAAAATTTCAAATACATGGTATTTTATATAACGTACAAAGTACAGGTCTGATACGTTGGCAGCCTAATACAATTAGCTATAGTGATCGTATTGCTTTATGGATAGAACATTTAATGTATTCTTGTATAAAAGGATTCGGAGAAAGTAAGATAATAGGTCCTAAAAATCAAATATGGTCTTATTCTTCTCTGAATCATGAAAAAGCATATAATTATCTTTATAAATATATAATAGGATATATAAAAGGTTCAAAAGAATTAATTTTATTAACAAAATCAGGTGCATCATGGTTAGACGCAGTTTATAATATAAAGAAAAATATCATTCAACATGATGATAATACAAAACTTATAGGATACAAAAAATTGTTTAAAACTTGGATTGGAAATAATTATATTAAAGGTGAAAAAGAAGATTTATATATTAAAAAAACAATCACACAATTAGATTTAAGTAATGTAGAAAAAATTTGCAAAACAGCTAAAAAATGGATAATGCCATTATTAAGAAATAAAAAAATATATGAAAAATGATAATTTGAAAAAACTAAATCTTTTTAAGATACCACTGAACGGTATAAATTTAATAGAAGCTTCAGCTGGAACCGGAAAAACATTTACCATTGTATTATTGTATTTACGTTTATTATTAGGTATAGGAAACGATAAAAATCCAATTAAAAAACTTCTAATACATGAAATATTAGTAGTTACTTTTACTAATGCTGCGAAAGAAGAATTATATTTACGCATTAAAACTGCAATTCAAAATTTATATTTAATTTGTACAAAAAAAATCAAACAACCATCTTTTTTAAAGGTCTTTTTAAAAAAAATAAAAAATTTAGAAGAAGCAATTAATATTTTAGAAGAAGCGCAAAAAAACATAAATAATATATCTATATATACAATACATGGATTTTGTAAAAAAATATTACAATTATATACTTTCGATTTTAATTCTGTTTTTAAAGAAAAAATTATCGAAAATGAAGAAAAGTTATATTTACAAGCCACACAAGATTTTTGGAGAAATTATTTCTATAAATTACCAAAAGATATGATAAAAATCATATATAAATATTATAAAGATCCAAAACAGTTATTAAAGGAAGTGAAACCACTGTTATATATAAAATCAATAAAATTCCAAAAAAAAAATTTTAACAATGAAACATTGCTTGTATATCACAAAAGAAATATATATAAAATAAATTGTTTTAAAAAAATATGGTTAACTTATTATTCAACGATATTAAATACAATTAAAACGTTAAAAATAAACAAAAAGATATATAATCAATCTAATATTAGTAGATGGGTAAAAGATATTACACAATGGTCAAAAAATGATACTAAAGATTATATCTTACCAAATGCACTAAAATATTTTACAAAAGAATATCTACAAAACAACATAACAACTGAAACAAAAATGCAACATATTTTTTTTGACAAAATTGAAAAAATATTAAAAAAAAAATTCTCATTAAAAAATATTATTATTTTTTACGCTATAAAAACAATTCCTATAATTTTATCTAAAGAAAAAAACAAACAATCATTATTAGGATTTAATGATCTATTAAGTATTCTTTTAAAGAATATACAAAAAGAAAAATATTTAAAAAATCTAATTAGCAAAAAATATCCTGTAACATTTATTGATGAATTTCAAGATACGAATATTGAACAATATAAAATATTTGATTTAATATATAAAAACACAAAAAAAACTGCATTATTTTTAATAGGAGACCCCAAACAAGCGATATACAGTTTTAGAGGCGCTGATATTTTTTCATATTTATACGTTCAAAAAAAAGTAAAAAAACACTATTATTTAGACACCAATTGGCGTTCTTCTATTAAAATGTGTAATAGTATTAATTATTTATTTTTTCAAAATAAAAATCCATTTATCTTCAAAGATATTTTATTTAAACCTGTTTTGCCTTGTTGTAAAAATTCAAAAATGGATTTTCAAATTAAAAAAATTTCTCAATCTTCACTTAGCTTTTTTATGCCACAAGAAAAAACAATTAATATAGAAGATTACCAAATATGGATAGCAAAACAATGCGCAAACGAAATTAGTTATTGGTTAAATGGCGCAAAAAACGACAAAGTGAAAATTATCACTAAAAAAGGCGAACAAACTCTAAAATCTAGTGATATTGCTATATTAATTAGAAACGAACAAGAAGCTCATATTATTCAAGAGGAATTAAAAAAACTAAACATACTTTCTTTTTATTCTTCTAGTAAGAAGAGCATATTTCACACTTCTGAAGCTCAAGAATTGCTATGGATTTTAGAATCTATTTTAGAACCTACTAATAAAAAACTTTTAGAACAATCTATCGCAACAAATATTTTAAATACAATATTTTTTGAAATTAAAACACAAGAAACAATTAAACATTCATATCAAATAATAGAAAAATTGTATAAATATAAAAATATTTGGAACACAAAAAATATTTTTCATATGATCAAAACTATAATACTAGATTATCAAAAATGTTTAAATGATTCTAAAGTAGAAGTCAAATATCAAAACAATTTAAATGTTTTACATATTGCAGAATTATTATTAGAAAAATTTAAATTTTTTTATAAAAAAAAATATTTAATAACATGGTTAGAAAAAAAAATAAATAATAAAAAACTCCCATCATATAGTGAATGTATTAAAAATTTTGATGAATCCCAATCAGTGAAAATTATTACGATACATAAATCCAAAGGATTAGAATATCCAATTGTATGGATACCTTTTAGTATAAATTTTAATAAATCAAAACTACCTTTATATCATAATAAAAAAAATTTCAAAATATTTTTTGATATAGATAAAAATAATACTTCTTTAAAAAAAGCTGATAAAGAAAGATTAGCAGAAGATATTCGTTTTTTATATGTTGCAATAACTAGATCGATTCTTCATTGTAGTATCGGTATAGCATGCTTAACAAAAAAAAGAAAAAAAAATACCAATAATAGTGATATTCATTTAAGCGCTTTAGGATATATTATTCAAAATGGAAATCCTATGAATTATGAAAATTTAATGAGTCATCTAAATGAACTTAAAAAAAATAATATTATAGAAATTAAGCAAAAAACAATTAAATTTAAGTTATCTGAAGAAAAAAAACATTATTTTTACTCTATACCCTCACCGAAAATTTTAAATAGAAAAATAAATCATTCTTATGATATCACTAGTTTTACTACACTAATTCAAGAAAATAAGTCATTAGTTTATAATAACGATAAAATTATTGAAACACACTTTTCTAAAAAAAAGAAATTACAAAATTACAATTTAAATATACATAATTTTCCCAGTGGAAAAACATCTGGAATATTAATACATTATATATTAAAAAATTTAAATATTTTAAATAAAAGTCATTTAAATTGGTTCGTTAATATTTTAGATGAATATAATATATCTAAAAAATGGTCTAAAACCTTAATGTCTTGGATATATGATATTATCAATACCCCTTTAAGTAATCAAAAAATTATTTTATCACAGTTAAAAAAATTATATGTAGCAGAATTAGAATTTTTTTTACCTATTAAAAACATTTTATGTTCTGAAAAAATAAATAATATTATTAAATCTTTTGATTCTTTATCTGTTTTCACTCCGAAAATATTTTTTAATCCTGTTTCTGAGATATTAAAAGGAT from Buchnera aphidicola (Diuraphis noxia) harbors:
- the fbaA gene encoding class II fructose-bisphosphate aldolase; translated protein: MNILNIIKPGVVTGNEARKIFEFAKKKKFAIPAVNCIGTDSINSVLETAARMRAPVIIQFSHGGAAFIAGYKERFKSTQEQAIQGSISGAKHVHLMAKYYKIPVILHTDHCSKEILTWIDELLKIGKNYYKKYNKPLFTSHMIDLSKENLKENISICRNYLKKMKKINMMLEIELGCTGGEEDGVNNNEIDKKLLYTQPEDVNYAYEILYKISNNFTIAAAFGNVHGVYQPGNVDLKPIILKNSQKYVSIKHNLKKNPLNLVFHGGSGSDITEIKESIKYGIVKMNIDTDMQWATWHGVLDFYRKNKEFLHNQLGNNTNKNQPNKKYYDPRSWIRASQESMSKRLEQSFKELNACNIL
- the mscS gene encoding small-conductance mechanosensitive channel MscS; translated protein: MDELNVVNDINHAGNWLMRNQELLVEYTVNLTSAIIILTVGMFIAKIISNGVNQVLITRNIDATIAGFLSALMRYIIITFTLIAALGRIGVQTTSVIAILGAAGMTIGLALQGSLSNFAAGVLLVTLRPLKTSEYVDLGNVAGTVLNIHIFYTTLRTLDGKIVVVPNNKIISGNVINYSREPARRNEFIISVAYDSDIDFVIKVLRNVIENEDRVIKDRDIIVGLSELAPSSLNFIVRCWSNTDDLHSVYWDLMVKFKKALDDNNINIPYPQIDVHFYQKSKKNKL
- the recC gene encoding exodeoxyribonuclease V subunit gamma, translating into MFIIFRSNKINILLSKVCQIIQKKPLSNIFEKEIFIHDSKILFKYLNIFISNNIGISANFKFYRPHDFIWKVFQSILYKNNLKNTCTQSIITWNIMNVLNKKNFCEHIKTKDNAYKKFKFSYLMATIFHQYLIYRPNWINEWEQNKNTCLINEDEIWQVKLWKEIINHSKKNNQSGYHFVNLFNYFQSLKNHNKIKKNVLPNRIFIISSFTLTPSYIKILKIISKYTNIYFLYITPFKTNIFYPNTIKNGNLSHKKKHPNNTILSLWRKYEEYYIIKLMHSKKIKITNFFKNEANKNINLLNNIKKNFLKFDCLNLKNIKKKSFLKIDNSISINICDNKYNEIQILHDTLLLHFNKNKNLKLDNIVVICDSIDDYMSSIHAIFEAKNENENLPFFISTKVSKKEEKIFLFFNKILNLSYSRFENEEILEFLNIPEIANHFNISEDDINILYHWIQEANIRWGINSKHKKSLSLPEHNANTWEWGIEKLLLSYATNTTENVWNDVVSCSVINTSRADLIGKLIIFINVLKKWKKKISKSQYLSCWRSLFREFINDFFYKKTNKPVQNLHKSWIKMIDDISYSNYTQKISIKILKKHFNCTIKRTYQKFLPGVINFCHPSDICYIPFEIICIIGSDYKSTLKNNKPNSFINILNKYPLIGDLNFYEQYCYLFLQNISCAQKYLYISYVGTSIKDESKTSSSILIEQLLDYIAFNFFPKHDYNLNIKDNKKRIINLLCKNYKKEYFYKKENIKNTLDNSIKNKIKTNNNKTYNIKLFKNNISNKIHLKDLIFFWKNPIRYFFNHSLKIKFRFQKEKINNTEPFCVSQIESFKIKEMLLTNIINQKDTEKILKIYILSGKLPYGFFGENIFKKIKKDMESIAKSVIKHKSVTKEKKINFILKKFQIHGILYNVQSTGLIRWQPNTISYSDRIALWIEHLMYSCIKGFGESKIIGPKNQIWSYSSLNHEKAYNYLYKYIIGYIKGSKELILLTKSGASWLDAVYNIKKNIIQHDDNTKLIGYKKLFKTWIGNNYIKGEKEDLYIKKTITQLDLSNVEKICKTAKKWIMPLLRNKKIYEK
- a CDS encoding phosphoglycerate kinase, producing MNMIKMTELNITEKTLLIRSDLNVPIKNGIIQSHARILAALPTIEIAIKQNAKIIIMSHLGRPKEGHYEKKYSLLPIFEFLKKQLSHIKIYFSNNYLDGIQLKPKEIVILENVRFNLGELENNDELSKKYANLCDIFVMDAFGSAHRMQSSTYGVGKFAKIACAGPLLINEIKCLKKSLENPERPMTAIVGGAKVSTKFNVLHKLATIADTIIVGGGIANTFLAIDYNIGKSLYEPDFIAEAKKIRDTYNIIIPIDSRVGKNFSKTEESIIRLPFNINSDEEIMDFGDETIKKIIPILKMSKTIIWNGPVGVFEFPNFRQGTETIAKTISASNAFSIAGGGDTLSVIDMFNIKNNISYISTGGGAFLEFIEGKKLPSISMLEETYKKCN
- the recB gene encoding exodeoxyribonuclease V subunit beta — its product is MKNDNLKKLNLFKIPLNGINLIEASAGTGKTFTIVLLYLRLLLGIGNDKNPIKKLLIHEILVVTFTNAAKEELYLRIKTAIQNLYLICTKKIKQPSFLKVFLKKIKNLEEAINILEEAQKNINNISIYTIHGFCKKILQLYTFDFNSVFKEKIIENEEKLYLQATQDFWRNYFYKLPKDMIKIIYKYYKDPKQLLKEVKPLLYIKSIKFQKKNFNNETLLVYHKRNIYKINCFKKIWLTYYSTILNTIKTLKINKKIYNQSNISRWVKDITQWSKNDTKDYILPNALKYFTKEYLQNNITTETKMQHIFFDKIEKILKKKFSLKNIIIFYAIKTIPIILSKEKNKQSLLGFNDLLSILLKNIQKEKYLKNLISKKYPVTFIDEFQDTNIEQYKIFDLIYKNTKKTALFLIGDPKQAIYSFRGADIFSYLYVQKKVKKHYYLDTNWRSSIKMCNSINYLFFQNKNPFIFKDILFKPVLPCCKNSKMDFQIKKISQSSLSFFMPQEKTINIEDYQIWIAKQCANEISYWLNGAKNDKVKIITKKGEQTLKSSDIAILIRNEQEAHIIQEELKKLNILSFYSSSKKSIFHTSEAQELLWILESILEPTNKKLLEQSIATNILNTIFFEIKTQETIKHSYQIIEKLYKYKNIWNTKNIFHMIKTIILDYQKCLNDSKVEVKYQNNLNVLHIAELLLEKFKFFYKKKYLITWLEKKINNKKLPSYSECIKNFDESQSVKIITIHKSKGLEYPIVWIPFSINFNKSKLPLYHNKKNFKIFFDIDKNNTSLKKADKERLAEDIRFLYVAITRSILHCSIGIACLTKKRKKNTNNSDIHLSALGYIIQNGNPMNYENLMSHLNELKKNNIIEIKQKTIKFKLSEEKKHYFYSIPSPKILNRKINHSYDITSFTTLIQENKSLVYNNDKIIETHFSKKKKLQNYNLNIHNFPSGKTSGILIHYILKNLNILNKSHLNWFVNILDEYNISKKWSKTLMSWIYDIINTPLSNQKIILSQLKKLYVAELEFFLPIKNILCSEKINNIIKSFDSLSVFTPKIFFNPVSEILKGCIDLMFFWDNKYYIIDYKSNWLGSNNRYYSDQCIKKEMIKKRYDLQYQIYTIAINKYLETRIKNYDYKNHFGGVFYIFLRGINNQKNNGVFYTLPNYSLVKNLTDLIS